In a genomic window of Staphylococcus taiwanensis:
- a CDS encoding IS1182 family transposase, translating into MYKNYNMTQLTLPMETSVLIPTNDISRHVNDIVETIPDNEFDEFRHHRGATSYHPKMMLKVILYAYTQSVFSGRKIEKMLNDSIRMMWLSQNQKPSYKTINRFRVNPKVDALLESLFIQFYSQCIKQNLIDDKAIFIDGTKIEANSNRYTFVWKKSIQNHESKMNEDSKALYHELVTNKIIPEIKEDHDNELTKEEIDLIGSHLDKEIEDLNQHINNEKCTKTRKQIRLKRTKIKKYKKQINDYSERKYRYEFQKSILKDRNSYSKTDHDATFMRMKEDHMKNGQLKPGYNLQIATNSQFVLSYNVYQNPTDTRTMIPFLNSIQETYGHLPEYIVADAGYGSESNYMAIIDDFNRTPLITYGMFIKDKTKKYKSDIFNTQNWDYDEINDEFICPNNKRLGFKRYAYRHDKYGYKRDFKLYECDDCSECPLKNQCMNFNSKTNKKIMKNYNWEYFKSQINKKLSEPKTKNIYSQRKIDVEPVFGFMKAILGFTRMSVRGLNKVKRELGFVLMALNIRKVVAQRAENNQKIYKKDNFYIISIEIVFYSLIQELYVPDSFMT; encoded by the coding sequence ATGTATAAAAATTATAACATGACTCAACTTACTCTACCAATGGAAACTTCAGTTCTTATCCCCACAAATGATATTTCACGACATGTAAATGATATTGTTGAAACAATTCCTGACAATGAATTCGACGAATTCAGACATCACCGTGGTGCAACTTCGTACCATCCTAAAATGATGTTAAAAGTGATTCTATATGCCTACACACAATCTGTATTCTCAGGTCGTAAAATAGAAAAAATGCTTAATGATAGCATCCGAATGATGTGGCTATCACAAAATCAAAAACCTTCTTATAAAACAATTAATCGATTTAGAGTAAATCCAAAAGTAGATGCTTTATTAGAATCTTTATTTATTCAATTTTACAGTCAGTGTATAAAACAAAATCTTATAGATGATAAAGCTATTTTTATTGATGGTACAAAAATTGAAGCAAATTCCAATCGATATACATTTGTATGGAAAAAGAGTATTCAAAACCATGAATCAAAGATGAATGAGGATTCTAAAGCCCTCTACCATGAATTGGTAACCAATAAAATCATACCGGAAATCAAAGAAGATCATGATAATGAATTAACAAAAGAAGAAATAGATTTGATTGGTAGTCATTTAGATAAAGAAATCGAAGATTTAAACCAACATATCAACAATGAAAAATGTACTAAAACAAGAAAACAAATACGTCTCAAAAGAACTAAAATCAAAAAATACAAAAAGCAAATCAATGATTATTCTGAGCGAAAGTATCGATACGAATTTCAAAAATCTATTTTAAAGGATAGAAATAGTTATTCTAAGACAGATCATGATGCGACATTTATGAGAATGAAAGAAGATCACATGAAAAATGGACAACTTAAGCCAGGGTATAATTTACAAATAGCGACAAATTCCCAATTTGTTTTATCTTATAATGTGTATCAAAATCCAACGGATACTAGAACGATGATTCCATTTTTAAATTCAATTCAAGAGACCTACGGTCATTTACCTGAATATATTGTAGCTGATGCAGGTTATGGTAGTGAATCAAATTATATGGCAATTATAGATGACTTTAATCGAACGCCACTCATAACATATGGAATGTTTATAAAAGATAAAACTAAAAAATATAAAAGTGACATCTTTAATACTCAAAATTGGGACTATGACGAAATTAATGACGAATTCATTTGTCCGAATAATAAACGGCTAGGTTTTAAAAGATATGCCTATCGTCATGATAAGTATGGTTACAAGCGAGACTTCAAATTATATGAATGTGACGATTGTTCAGAATGTCCTCTGAAAAATCAATGTATGAACTTCAATTCAAAAACAAACAAAAAAATAATGAAGAATTATAACTGGGAATATTTTAAATCCCAAATTAACAAAAAGCTTTCAGAACCAAAAACAAAAAATATCTACAGTCAAAGAAAAATTGATGTGGAACCTGTTTTTGGATTTATGAAGGCTATTTTGGGTTTCACTCGGATGTCTGTCCGAGGACTCAATAAAGTCAAAAGAGAACTTGGTTTTGTATTAATGGCACTTAATATAAGAAAAGTAGTAGCTCAACGAGCTGAAAATAATCAAAAAATTTATAAAAAAGACAATTTCTATATTATTTCAATAGAAATTGTCTTTTATTCACTTATCCAAGAACTTTATGTCCCGGACTCTTTTATGACTTAA
- a CDS encoding acyl-CoA thioesterase: MIYSMTEIEARYQETDKMGVIYHGNYATWFEVARTDYIRKLGFSYADMEREGIISPVMDLQVQYKKSIFYPEKVTIKTWVEEYSRLRSTYCYEVYNENGALATTGSTQLICMKASNFRPIRLDRYFPEWHKTYSHVDKLNKEGKDFEVTQPKDLEI; encoded by the coding sequence ATGATTTACAGTATGACTGAAATTGAGGCTAGATATCAAGAAACTGATAAAATGGGCGTGATTTATCATGGTAATTATGCTACATGGTTTGAAGTAGCACGCACAGATTATATTCGCAAGTTAGGTTTTAGTTATGCGGACATGGAAAGAGAAGGCATCATTTCTCCTGTAATGGATTTACAAGTTCAATATAAAAAATCAATTTTCTATCCTGAAAAGGTAACCATAAAAACATGGGTAGAAGAATATTCAAGACTTAGATCAACTTATTGTTATGAAGTCTATAATGAAAATGGAGCGCTCGCTACAACAGGCTCAACACAATTAATTTGTATGAAAGCAAGTAACTTTCGACCTATTCGTTTAGATCGCTATTTCCCAGAATGGCACAAAACCTATAGCCATGTTGATAAATTGAATAAAGAAGGAAAAGACTTCGAAGTCACACAACCTAAAGATCTAGAAATATAA
- the acnA gene encoding aconitate hydratase AcnA — MTSNIKQQAKKTFEVNGQSYTYYDLKSLEEQGLTKVSKLPYSIRVLLESVLRQEDEFVITDEHIKALGNFGKKGNEGEVPFKPSRVILQDFTGVPAVVDLASLRKAMNDVGGDINKINPEVPVDLVIDHSVQVDSYANPDALERNMKLEFERNYERYQFLNWATKAFDNYNAVPPATGIVHQVNLEYLASVVHVRDVEGEKTAFPDTLVGTDSHTTMINGIGVLGWGVGGIEAEAGMLGQPSYFPIPEVIGVRLTNSLPQGSTATDLALRVTQELRKKGVVGKFVEFFGPGVTDLPLADRATIANMAPEYGATCGFFPVDEESLKYMRLTGRKEEHVELVKAYLEENDMFFTVDNEDPEYTDVIDLDLSTVEASLSGPKRPQDLIFLSDMKKEFEKSVTAPAGNQGHGLDESEFDKKAEINFADGTTSTMKTGDIAIAAITSCTNTSNPYVMLGAGLVAKKAVEKGLKVPEFVKTSLAPGSKVVTGYLRDSGLQEYLDDLGFNLVGYGCTTCIGNSGPLLPEIEKAVAKEDLLVTSVLSGNRNFEGRIHPLVKANYLASPQLVVAYALAGTVDIDLQNEPLGKGKDGEDVYLNDICPTIQEVADTVDSVVTPELFLEEYKNVYSNNEMWNEIDVTDAPLYDFDPNSTYIQNPSFFQGLSKEPGTIEPLKDLRVMGKFGDSVTTDHISPAGAIGKDTPAGKYLQDHDVAIRDFNSYGSRRGNHEVMVRGTFANIRIKNQLAPGTEGGFTTYWPTDEVMPIYDAAMKYKEDGTGLAVLAGNDYGMGSSRDWAAKGTNLLGVKTVIAQSYERIHRSNLVMMGVLPLQFKDGDSADSLGLDGREAISVDIDETVRPHDIVKVHAKKENGDVVDFEAIVRFDSLVELDYYRHGGILQMVLRNKLAQ, encoded by the coding sequence ATGACTTCTAACATAAAGCAACAAGCTAAAAAAACATTTGAAGTTAATGGTCAATCATATACTTACTATGATTTAAAAAGTTTAGAAGAACAAGGTTTAACAAAAGTTAGTAAATTACCTTACTCAATTCGTGTTTTATTAGAATCAGTGTTAAGACAAGAAGATGAATTCGTTATTACTGATGAACATATCAAAGCATTAGGTAACTTCGGCAAAAAAGGTAACGAAGGTGAAGTTCCTTTTAAACCTTCTCGTGTTATCTTACAAGACTTTACAGGTGTTCCAGCAGTAGTTGACTTAGCGTCATTACGTAAAGCGATGAATGACGTTGGTGGGGATATTAATAAGATCAATCCAGAAGTGCCAGTAGATTTAGTTATTGACCACTCAGTTCAAGTTGATAGCTATGCTAATCCTGACGCTTTAGAACGAAATATGAAATTAGAATTCGAACGTAACTACGAACGTTACCAATTTTTAAACTGGGCAACTAAAGCATTTGATAACTATAATGCTGTTCCACCAGCAACTGGTATCGTGCACCAAGTTAACTTAGAATATTTAGCAAGTGTTGTTCACGTGCGTGACGTTGAAGGTGAAAAAACGGCTTTCCCAGATACATTAGTAGGTACTGACTCACATACTACAATGATTAACGGTATCGGCGTATTAGGTTGGGGTGTTGGTGGTATCGAAGCTGAAGCGGGCATGCTTGGTCAACCATCTTACTTCCCAATTCCAGAAGTAATTGGTGTGCGTTTAACTAACTCATTACCTCAAGGTTCTACAGCTACAGACTTAGCTTTACGTGTAACTCAAGAGTTACGTAAAAAAGGCGTAGTAGGCAAATTTGTCGAATTCTTTGGGCCTGGTGTAACAGATTTACCATTAGCAGACCGTGCGACTATCGCAAATATGGCTCCTGAATATGGTGCAACATGTGGTTTCTTCCCAGTTGATGAAGAATCACTTAAATACATGAGATTAACTGGTCGTAAAGAAGAACATGTTGAATTAGTTAAAGCTTATTTAGAAGAAAATGATATGTTCTTTACTGTTGATAATGAAGACCCTGAATATACAGATGTAATCGATTTAGATTTATCTACAGTTGAGGCATCATTATCAGGACCTAAACGTCCTCAAGATTTAATTTTCTTAAGTGATATGAAAAAAGAATTTGAAAAATCAGTTACAGCACCAGCTGGTAACCAAGGCCATGGCTTAGATGAAAGTGAATTTGATAAAAAGGCTGAAATTAACTTTGCTGACGGTACGACTTCAACTATGAAAACAGGTGATATTGCAATTGCTGCAATCACTTCATGTACAAACACTTCTAACCCATATGTAATGTTAGGTGCAGGTTTAGTTGCTAAAAAAGCTGTAGAAAAAGGTCTTAAAGTACCTGAATTTGTTAAAACTTCATTAGCACCAGGATCAAAAGTAGTAACTGGTTACTTACGTGATTCAGGTTTACAAGAATATCTTGATGATTTAGGTTTCAACTTAGTTGGTTACGGTTGTACAACATGTATCGGTAACTCAGGTCCATTATTACCTGAAATCGAAAAAGCAGTTGCTAAAGAAGATTTACTTGTTACTTCAGTTTTATCAGGTAACCGTAACTTCGAAGGTCGTATCCACCCACTAGTTAAAGCAAACTATTTAGCTTCTCCTCAATTGGTAGTAGCATATGCTTTAGCAGGTACAGTTGATATCGACTTACAAAACGAACCACTTGGTAAAGGTAAAGATGGAGAAGACGTATATTTAAATGATATCTGCCCAACTATTCAAGAAGTTGCTGATACAGTTGATAGCGTTGTAACTCCAGAATTATTCTTAGAAGAATATAAAAACGTTTATAGCAATAATGAAATGTGGAATGAAATCGATGTTACTGATGCGCCATTATATGACTTCGATCCAAATTCAACATACATTCAAAACCCATCATTCTTCCAAGGTTTATCTAAAGAACCAGGAACGATTGAACCATTAAAAGATTTACGTGTTATGGGTAAATTTGGTGACTCAGTTACAACTGACCATATTTCTCCAGCAGGTGCTATCGGTAAAGATACGCCAGCAGGTAAATATTTACAAGATCATGATGTAGCTATCCGTGACTTCAACTCATACGGTTCACGTCGTGGTAACCATGAAGTTATGGTGAGAGGTACATTCGCAAACATTCGTATCAAGAACCAATTAGCACCTGGTACAGAAGGTGGTTTCACTACTTATTGGCCAACTGATGAAGTAATGCCAATTTATGATGCTGCTATGAAATACAAAGAAGATGGTACTGGCTTAGCTGTATTAGCAGGTAACGACTATGGTATGGGATCTTCACGTGACTGGGCTGCAAAAGGTACAAACTTATTAGGCGTTAAAACAGTTATTGCTCAAAGTTATGAACGTATTCACCGTTCTAACTTAGTTATGATGGGCGTGTTACCATTACAATTTAAAGATGGTGATTCAGCTGATTCACTTGGTTTAGATGGTAGAGAGGCAATTTCTGTAGACATCGATGAAACTGTTCGTCCTCATGATATTGTCAAAGTTCACGCTAAAAAAGAAAATGGCGACGTAGTTGATTTTGAAGCAATCGTTCGCTTCGATTCTCTAGTTGAATTAGATTACTATCGTCATGGTGGTATTTTACAAATGGTATTAAGAAACAAATTAGCTCAATAA
- a CDS encoding BCCT family transporter: MNSSSEGNKQGKKFSPVFIYSAIVVAIVVLIGAFLPEQFGSITGAISGWITEKLGWYYMILTTVIVFFCIFLIFSPIGKLKLGKPNDKPEFNTVSWFAMLFSAGMGIGLVFYGAAEPMSDFASPPNADPKTTEAYTEALRSTFFHWGFHAWAVYGVVALALAYAQFRKNEPGLISRTLRPILGDKVEGPIGTIIDVLSVFATVVGVAVSLGMGALQINGGLNYLFGIPNNVWVQSIIIVVVTILFIMSAWSGLSKGIQYLSNLNIGLGALLMIVALIIGPTVLILNMFTSSTGSLLNTFLFNSFDTAALNSQKREWMSSWTLYYWGWWLSWSPFVGVFIARVSKGRSIREFISGVLLVPAIVSFLWFSVFGVLGIETGKKHPDLFKMTPETQLFGVFNHVPLGMVLSIVALVLIASFFITSADSATFVLGMQTTFGSLEPSGMVKVTWGIAQSLIAFILLLAGGGNGADALNAIQSAAIISAFPFSFVVIMMMISFYKDANQERKFLGLTLQPNKHRLEDYVKLQQQDYESDILEKRESRRNAEKEK; this comes from the coding sequence ATGAATTCTTCTTCTGAAGGAAACAAACAAGGTAAGAAGTTTTCACCAGTTTTTATTTATAGTGCTATTGTAGTTGCAATTGTTGTTTTAATTGGTGCATTTTTACCTGAACAATTTGGTTCAATTACTGGCGCTATAAGTGGTTGGATTACAGAAAAACTCGGCTGGTACTACATGATTTTGACTACTGTTATTGTATTCTTTTGTATCTTTTTAATTTTTAGTCCAATCGGTAAGTTAAAGCTAGGTAAACCTAATGATAAGCCTGAATTTAATACTGTTTCATGGTTTGCTATGTTATTTAGCGCCGGAATGGGTATCGGTTTAGTTTTCTATGGTGCTGCTGAACCAATGTCAGATTTTGCTTCACCACCAAATGCTGATCCTAAAACTACAGAAGCCTATACTGAAGCATTACGTTCTACATTTTTCCATTGGGGCTTCCATGCTTGGGCAGTTTACGGTGTCGTTGCACTTGCTTTAGCATATGCACAATTTAGAAAGAACGAGCCAGGTTTGATTTCAAGAACTTTACGTCCAATTCTTGGTGATAAAGTTGAAGGACCAATTGGTACGATTATTGATGTTCTTTCAGTATTTGCCACAGTTGTTGGTGTAGCTGTATCTCTAGGTATGGGTGCATTACAAATTAATGGTGGTTTAAATTACTTATTTGGTATTCCAAATAATGTATGGGTTCAATCTATTATTATAGTAGTAGTAACAATTTTATTTATCATGAGTGCTTGGTCAGGATTAAGTAAAGGTATTCAATATCTTAGTAACTTAAATATTGGCTTAGGTGCTTTATTAATGATTGTTGCTTTAATTATCGGACCTACAGTTTTAATTTTAAATATGTTTACTAGTTCAACAGGTAGTTTACTAAATACTTTTTTATTCAATAGTTTTGACACTGCGGCATTAAATAGTCAAAAACGCGAATGGATGTCTTCATGGACCCTTTATTATTGGGGTTGGTGGTTAAGTTGGAGCCCATTCGTAGGGGTGTTTATTGCTCGTGTATCTAAAGGACGTTCAATTCGTGAATTTATATCAGGTGTATTACTTGTACCTGCAATCGTAAGTTTCTTATGGTTCAGTGTATTTGGAGTATTAGGTATTGAAACAGGTAAAAAACATCCTGATTTATTCAAAATGACTCCTGAAACACAATTATTTGGTGTCTTCAACCATGTACCATTAGGTATGGTGTTATCAATTGTTGCATTAGTATTAATTGCTTCATTCTTTATTACATCTGCCGATTCAGCTACATTTGTACTTGGTATGCAAACGACATTCGGTTCTTTAGAACCATCAGGTATGGTTAAAGTAACTTGGGGAATCGCACAATCTCTAATTGCTTTCATTCTATTACTTGCTGGTGGTGGAAATGGTGCAGATGCTTTAAATGCGATTCAAAGCGCAGCAATCATAAGTGCCTTTCCATTCTCCTTTGTCGTCATAATGATGATGATTAGTTTCTATAAAGATGCTAACCAAGAACGTAAATTCCTTGGATTAACATTGCAACCGAATAAACATCGACTAGAAGATTACGTTAAATTACAACAACAAGATTATGAATCTGATATCCTCGAAAAACGTGAATCTAGACGAAACGCCGAAAAAGAAAAATAA
- the mscL gene encoding large conductance mechanosensitive channel protein MscL, with the protein MLKEFKEFALKGNVLDLAIAVVMGAAFNKIVTSLVTYIIMPLIGKIFGSVDFAKDWEFWGIKYGLFIQSIIDFLIVAIALFIFVKIANTLMKKEEPEEEIEENTVLLTEIRDLLRQK; encoded by the coding sequence ATGTTAAAAGAATTTAAAGAATTTGCTTTAAAAGGCAATGTATTAGATTTAGCAATTGCTGTAGTTATGGGTGCAGCTTTTAATAAAATTGTTACATCACTTGTTACATATATCATCATGCCTTTAATTGGTAAAATATTCGGTTCAGTAGATTTTGCTAAAGATTGGGAATTCTGGGGAATTAAATACGGTTTATTCATCCAATCTATTATTGATTTCTTAATCGTAGCAATTGCATTATTTATATTTGTCAAAATTGCAAATACGTTAATGAAAAAAGAAGAACCAGAAGAAGAAATTGAAGAAAACACTGTCTTATTAACAGAAATTCGCGATTTATTAAGACAAAAATAA
- a CDS encoding SMC family ATPase, with the protein MKPSKLTLTNFGPFLKETIDFEKIDDEQLFLISGKTGSGKTMIFDAIVFALFGKASTEDRNESGLRSHFAEGKSPMIVEYQFKLNHKIFKIIRQGAFVKEGNSTPTPGKLDVYELDNSTHQFELRESKISSGNNFIKDLLGINADQFRQLFILPQGEFKKFLVSNSSEKQSILRTLFNSSRFEEMQNLLLEQVKSEKKQIETRYDQIQMLWDSVESFDDDELMQLKLINSLQTKEIVNAMPRFKKVGYQLNDEYEKMKSKYYASLNMLNQKIDENNSLINSLSELDNLKKNMHQLDEKKEDIEKLKKELQKINEVKPLNNLYQQKNSKEERKQQLQLKLESTKNELNTVTNKLNIVNNKYSKLLEQSEDIENKNEYLKKTNQFFNNINKYSNAYQEIVLNDEQIQETKQELEKKEIAIQKLETSIDDINIDSDSIDQLTQQIYQLKSEYDKKVILKKNRDKYIELQTRKEDKLHTQENLKNEILSLTNQLENVDKTNIDLNDKKTFVKEIQQALHIGDVCPICGNQIESLNEHIDFEKINKNQQLLKEINNTINTKNKELVEIETTTKHISEQMNELDFDKDEIINLNEIERHLNSANEEKLKLQQQKEKLEKIKLELENAKETKQELRISYERLKSLKQQNEILINDFEKSTQYTHVEKFRACFDNFNKETKDYQNHLEQLNKEIQLHKQSITLETNNKENQINQINDLNKEIEEYINSINEEMTRVGLKSFDEVEELFSKLSSKDEIETEINNFEKEYHKLSFEIERLTRITSDKQPEDVSELKNEKEKIEQKYNSFVEASATIQFKIQKNEEKFDTILQHIDYLDKELKEQQEIFELSEILSGKNSQKLTLENYVLIHYLERIIEQANIRLKRMSGERYQLKRRQSISQGYSGLEIDVFDFHTNKSRHISSLSGGETFQASLALALGLSEVVQQESGGITLESMFIDEGFGTLDQETLETALDTLMKLKTTGRMVGIISHVSELKQRIPLILEVSTNQYQSQTKFKWN; encoded by the coding sequence GTGAAACCATCTAAATTAACGCTTACAAATTTTGGTCCATTTTTGAAAGAAACAATAGATTTCGAAAAAATTGACGATGAGCAATTGTTTTTAATAAGTGGTAAAACGGGTTCTGGAAAAACAATGATATTTGACGCTATTGTATTTGCTTTATTTGGTAAAGCTTCCACTGAAGATAGAAACGAAAGTGGTTTAAGAAGTCATTTTGCCGAAGGAAAGTCTCCAATGATTGTTGAGTATCAATTTAAGCTCAATCATAAAATTTTTAAAATTATTCGACAAGGAGCTTTTGTAAAAGAAGGTAATTCAACACCTACCCCAGGCAAATTAGATGTATATGAATTAGATAATAGCACCCATCAATTCGAACTAAGGGAAAGTAAAATAAGCTCTGGAAATAATTTTATTAAAGATTTATTAGGTATTAATGCTGACCAATTTAGACAATTATTTATCTTGCCCCAAGGAGAATTTAAAAAGTTTCTTGTATCTAACAGTTCTGAAAAACAAAGTATTCTAAGAACATTGTTTAATAGTAGTCGCTTTGAAGAAATGCAAAATTTACTTCTTGAACAGGTCAAAAGTGAAAAAAAACAAATTGAAACTCGTTATGATCAAATTCAAATGCTTTGGGATAGTGTTGAATCATTTGATGACGATGAGTTAATGCAATTAAAGTTAATCAATAGTCTCCAAACGAAAGAAATAGTTAATGCAATGCCTCGTTTCAAAAAGGTAGGTTATCAATTAAATGATGAATATGAAAAAATGAAATCTAAATACTACGCTTCACTTAATATGTTAAATCAAAAAATTGACGAAAATAATAGTTTGATCAATTCGTTAAGTGAGTTAGATAATTTAAAAAAAAATATGCATCAATTAGATGAGAAAAAAGAAGATATTGAAAAATTAAAAAAAGAACTTCAAAAAATCAATGAAGTTAAACCACTCAATAACTTATATCAACAGAAAAATAGTAAAGAAGAGAGAAAACAACAATTACAATTGAAATTAGAATCTACAAAAAATGAATTAAACACGGTTACTAATAAATTAAATATAGTTAATAATAAATATTCAAAACTTCTGGAACAATCTGAAGACATTGAAAATAAAAATGAATATCTTAAGAAAACTAACCAATTTTTTAATAATATAAACAAATACAGTAATGCTTATCAAGAAATTGTGTTAAATGATGAACAAATACAAGAAACTAAGCAAGAGCTTGAAAAAAAAGAAATAGCAATTCAAAAATTAGAAACTAGTATTGATGATATCAATATAGATAGTGATAGTATAGATCAATTGACTCAACAAATTTATCAATTAAAAAGTGAGTATGACAAAAAAGTTATACTTAAGAAAAATAGAGATAAATATATTGAATTACAAACACGTAAAGAAGATAAATTACATACACAAGAAAATCTAAAAAATGAAATTTTAAGTTTAACAAACCAACTTGAAAATGTTGATAAAACCAACATTGATTTAAATGATAAAAAAACGTTTGTTAAAGAAATTCAACAGGCATTGCATATAGGTGATGTATGTCCAATTTGTGGTAATCAAATAGAATCATTGAATGAACATATTGATTTTGAAAAAATCAATAAAAATCAACAGTTACTTAAAGAAATCAATAACACTATTAATACAAAGAATAAAGAATTAGTAGAAATTGAAACAACAACTAAACATATTAGTGAGCAAATGAATGAATTAGATTTCGATAAAGATGAAATCATAAATTTAAATGAAATAGAACGACACCTCAATAGTGCAAATGAGGAAAAATTAAAATTACAGCAACAAAAAGAAAAACTCGAAAAAATAAAGCTCGAATTAGAAAATGCAAAAGAAACCAAACAAGAATTGAGAATTAGTTATGAAAGGTTAAAATCGTTAAAGCAACAAAATGAAATATTAATTAATGATTTTGAAAAAAGTACTCAGTATACACATGTTGAAAAGTTTAGAGCATGCTTTGATAACTTTAATAAAGAGACTAAAGATTATCAAAATCATTTGGAGCAACTTAATAAAGAGATTCAACTACATAAGCAAAGTATTACACTTGAAACTAACAATAAAGAAAATCAAATCAATCAAATCAATGATTTAAATAAAGAAATTGAAGAATATATTAATAGTATTAATGAAGAAATGACTAGAGTAGGTTTAAAATCTTTTGATGAAGTTGAAGAATTATTCTCTAAACTATCTTCAAAAGATGAAATAGAAACTGAAATTAATAATTTTGAAAAAGAATATCATAAATTGTCTTTTGAAATCGAACGTTTAACTCGTATAACAAGCGATAAACAACCAGAGGATGTTTCTGAACTAAAAAATGAAAAAGAGAAAATTGAACAGAAATATAATAGTTTTGTAGAAGCAAGTGCTACGATTCAATTTAAAATACAGAAGAATGAAGAGAAATTTGATACGATTTTACAACATATAGATTATTTAGATAAAGAATTGAAAGAACAACAAGAAATATTTGAACTGTCTGAAATACTTTCTGGGAAAAATAGTCAAAAATTAACGCTCGAAAATTATGTGCTCATTCATTATTTAGAACGAATTATTGAGCAAGCTAACATACGACTTAAACGAATGAGTGGAGAAAGATACCAGCTGAAAAGAAGACAATCCATTTCTCAAGGATACAGTGGTTTAGAAATAGATGTGTTTGATTTCCATACAAATAAATCGAGACACATTAGTTCTTTATCTGGTGGAGAAACATTTCAAGCATCACTCGCATTAGCATTAGGATTGAGTGAAGTAGTTCAACAAGAATCTGGTGGTATTACTTTAGAATCTATGTTTATTGATGAAGGCTTTGGAACATTAGATCAAGAAACCTTAGAAACTGCACTTGATACGCTCATGAAACTCAAAACGACAGGAAGAATGGTCGGTATTATTTCTCATGTAAGTGAGTTGAAGCAACGCATACCTTTAATATTAGAAGTATCAACAAATCAATATCAAAGTCAAACTAAGTTTAAATGGAACTAA
- a CDS encoding exonuclease SbcCD subunit D, whose translation MKVIHTGDWHLGKILNGKQFLEDQQYILDKFIKQIQEEKPDLLIISGDIYDTTYPSKETIKLFEETISLINIGMKLPTIITNGNHDGKERLNYGSSWFLHSNLYIRTKLDDMASPITINDINFYTLPFATISEIKAFFEDDSIQTYEQATQRCIKHISNYLNQNEINILIGHLTITGGKTSESERPLTIGTVESVDKVNFNIFDKVLLGHLHHPFSISDEIIDYSGSLLQYSFSEANQPKGYKRLIINSKSNIETKFIQLKPKRELEVIEGDYQDVIQGDLPVKNKENYFHFKLKNMAHITDPMMRLKQLYPNTLSLSNLTISNQNEFRQQAFKLEDDPSIVRNFYKSITDKDLTEYQSKKINDLLNQIMNKEV comes from the coding sequence ATGAAAGTAATTCACACAGGTGATTGGCACTTAGGAAAGATTTTAAATGGTAAACAATTTCTAGAAGATCAACAATACATATTAGATAAATTTATAAAACAAATTCAAGAAGAAAAACCTGACTTATTAATTATTTCGGGGGATATTTACGATACAACATATCCAAGTAAGGAAACAATAAAATTATTTGAAGAAACAATTAGTTTAATTAATATTGGAATGAAATTACCAACAATCATTACAAATGGAAATCACGATGGTAAAGAAAGATTGAATTATGGTTCGTCATGGTTTTTACATTCGAATCTCTACATAAGAACGAAATTAGATGATATGGCTAGTCCAATAACTATAAATGACATTAATTTTTACACGCTCCCCTTTGCTACAATCAGTGAAATTAAAGCGTTTTTTGAAGATGATAGTATTCAAACATATGAACAGGCTACACAAAGATGTATAAAACATATTTCTAACTATTTAAATCAAAATGAAATAAATATACTCATAGGTCACTTAACTATCACTGGCGGGAAAACATCAGAGTCAGAAAGACCATTAACGATTGGTACTGTTGAAAGCGTAGATAAAGTTAATTTTAATATTTTTGATAAAGTTCTTTTAGGCCATCTACATCATCCATTTAGTATTAGTGATGAGATTATTGATTATAGTGGTTCATTATTACAGTACTCTTTTTCAGAAGCAAATCAACCTAAAGGGTATAAGCGGCTTATTATAAATTCTAAAAGCAATATTGAGACTAAATTTATTCAATTAAAACCTAAAAGAGAACTTGAAGTAATTGAAGGAGATTATCAGGACGTCATTCAGGGCGATTTGCCAGTAAAAAATAAAGAAAATTATTTCCATTTTAAGCTAAAAAATATGGCTCATATTACTGACCCAATGATGCGCTTAAAACAACTGTATCCCAATACACTATCTTTAAGTAATTTAACTATAAGTAATCAAAATGAATTTCGTCAACAAGCGTTTAAATTAGAAGATGATCCTTCGATAGTTAGAAATTTTTATAAAAGCATCACTGATAAGGATTTAACTGAGTATCAATCAAAAAAAATCAATGATTTACTAAATCAAATTATGAATAAGGAGGTATAA